CGCGGATTCACCCAGACGGTATACCCTCTCCAACCGCAGCCGCCGAACATGAAGGCCCCCGCCGCCACACCAATGCCAAACGAGACGAACGACCCCTCACAGCCCGGCCACGGCGCCATCACCGACGGCCAGTACCAGTACGGTGGGGCCCAGGCGCCGTATACCTGCGTGGGATTGTACTGAGGAACGTAGACGATCTCTGGAGTCGCGGGGGCGATCGCAATGGCGCCGTCGACCATTGCGACAGATTCCTGGGCTGTGCTCTGAAGGGTCCCCGCATCACTCGCCCGCGCACGCATGCGCTGCACCGCCTCAAGCACCTGACGTTGGCTGGCGAGGAAGGCCTCGCCCAGGGCCTGGGTCCACTCGAGATTCATTGACAGCTGATGCAGCACATCTGGGAACGCGGTGAGCGAGGTGACGCTCGGGTCCCAGGTCTGCTGCGCAAGCATGCTCGCGCGCGCATCTGCACGCATCTCGGGATGCGCCTGAACCCAGCGATCGGCCTCGACGATCTCGAGGGGATACGCCGACGCCATGAGCACCTGGGTGAGCAGGTTGTCCGGAAAGAGCGCGATGGGTGCGACGAGCTGATCGAGCTGCTCCGCACCCAGGGCCTGGCTGCTCGCCGCACGGACGCGCCCTGAGAGCAATCCGATCATCACGATGAGCACAGCGATGAACAAAGCGAGAAGACGAAGATTACGCATGACGCACACTCCTCTAGGGGAGCGACATGGCATCGGGTCGATCTGCGATCTCGCGGGATCCCTCCCACGTGTGGGCCGTCGTTGGCGCTGCCCGCGCGTGTGGGCCGTCGTTGGCATTCAGATAGACGAGCCCCGCCCGTCCTCGTCCCAGAGATCGCCCGCCATCATGCGACGCCACATGCGAAAGTCGGCACGCAGCGACCACCACGGGTGCTGGAATGTGGCAGGGCGGTTTCGCTCCACCACTACATGGGATACCCACGCGGGACCGTAGCCCAGCAGCGGTAGCAAAGCGAGAAGCCTGGGGCGGCGACGTGCGACGGCATAGGCGGCGGCAGCCACCACCGCCGTGGTGCCCACGAAGTGAGAGGCCCGCGTGGCGACGCGGCTGTGCTCTTGCAGATAATAGGGCCAGAATGCCTCAAAGCTGTCAAACTGCGGCATGGAATGCGCCCTGCCTCTTCTTGAATCGAACTGAA
The sequence above is a segment of the Pseudomonadota bacterium genome. Coding sequences within it:
- a CDS encoding DUF3300 domain-containing protein, giving the protein MFIAVLIVMIGLLSGRVRAASSQALGAEQLDQLVAPIALFPDNLLTQVLMASAYPLEIVEADRWVQAHPEMRADARASMLAQQTWDPSVTSLTAFPDVLHQLSMNLEWTQALGEAFLASQRQVLEAVQRMRARASDAGTLQSTAQESVAMVDGAIAIAPATPEIVYVPQYNPTQVYGAWAPPYWYWPSVMAPWPGCEGSFVSFGIGVAAGAFMFGGCGWRGYTVWVNPR
- a CDS encoding DUF962 domain-containing protein — its product is MPQFDSFEAFWPYYLQEHSRVATRASHFVGTTAVVAAAAYAVARRRPRLLALLPLLGYGPAWVSHVVVERNRPATFQHPWWSLRADFRMWRRMMAGDLWDEDGRGSSI